Proteins from a single region of Centropristis striata isolate RG_2023a ecotype Rhode Island chromosome 9, C.striata_1.0, whole genome shotgun sequence:
- the ephx4 gene encoding epoxide hydrolase 4, with translation MARVLHNLLLFLIRLALKIRVLGYWSLIYGYCALCTIVALLKLWWNIILRPTTTFQWVIRETPPACLNDTSLGTHCYVRIKESGLRFHYVAAGERGKPLMLFLHGFPEFWFSWRYQLREFKSEFRVVAIDMRGYGESDLPLSTESYRFDQLVTDVKDIVEYLGYNRCCLVGHDWGGTIAWLFAIHYPEMVTKLIVLNSPHPSVFTDYALRHPSQLLKSSHFFFFQLPRFPELMLSINDFKALKALFTSRSTGIGRKGRWLTAEDLEAYLYALSQPGALTGALNYYRNVFSSLPLSHNHVRSPVLLLWGERDAFLEQEMAEACRLYIRNHFRLNIISGASHWLQQDQPDIVNTLIWTFLKEGEGRKSYRN, from the exons ATGGCGAGAGTGCTCCATAACTTGCTGTTATTTCTGATCAGACTTGCGCTGAAAATCAGAGTTTTGGGGTATTGGTCATTGATATACGGTTATTGTGCTCTTTGCACCATCGTAGCGCTGCTCAAACTTTGGTGGAACATCATCTTGAGGCCGACAACAACCTTTCAATGGGTGATTCGTGAAACTCCCCCGGCTTGTCTGAATGACACGTCCTTGGGAACCCACTGTTATGTTCGGATCAAG GAGTCCGGCCTTAGGTTTCACTATGTtgctgcaggagagagaggaaagccACTCATGCTGTTTTTACACGGCTTCCCTGAGTTCTG GTTCTCCTGGCGCTACCAGCTCCGTGAGTTTAAGAGTGAGTTCCGCGTGGTGGCCATCGACATGCGGGGCTACGGGGAGTCTGACCTGCCGCTCTCCACTGAAAGTTATCGATTCGACCAACTGGTTACTGACGTGAAGGACATTGTGGAGTACTTGG GATACAACAGATGTTGCCTTGTTGGCCACGACTGGGGTGGGACCATAGCGTGGCTGTTTGCCATTCACTACCCAGAGATGGTGACGAAACTCATCGTCCTCAACAGCCCCCATCCTTCTGTGTTCACAG atTACGCTCTGCGTCACCCGAGCCAGCTGCTGAAATCCagtcatttcttcttcttccagctGCCCCGCTTCCCGGAGCTCATGCTCTCCATCAATGATTTCAAG GCTCTGAAAGCTTTGTTCACCAGCCGCAGCACAGGGATCGGAAGGAAAGGCCGCTGGCTCACTGCAGAGGACCTGGAGGCCTATCTGTACGCACTCTCACAGCCCGGAGCTCTGACCGGAGCCCTCAACTATTACAGGAATGTGTTCAG TTCCCTCCCCTTGAGCCATAACCACGTCAGGTCTccagtgctgctgctgtggggCGAGCGGGACGCCTTCTTGGAGCAGGAAATGGCGGAGGCATGCCGCCTCTACATCCGGAACCATTTCCGTCTCAACATCATCTCCGGGGCCAGTCACTGGCTGCAGCAGGACCAGCCTGATATTGTGAACACCCTCATATGGACCTTCCTCAAGGAGGGTGAGGGACGTAAAAGCTACAGGAACTAA